CGAAAAACTGATCGATCAAAAATACACCCACCGCCCCGACATCCATGACCGCGCCGCCCTCGAAGGCAACTTTCGTGAGCACTTTGAGGCCCTCAACCGCGTCCAGCTCACCGACGGCGAATTCAAGCGCCTCCTCGACGAGATCATCACACCCGACGTCTTCACCGCCGCGACCCTGCTCCGCGAGCGCAATAGCTTCACCCGCGACGACGGTACCCCGCTCAACTATACCCTCGTCAACATCAAGGACTGGTGCAAAAACACCTTCGAGGTCGTCAACCAGCTTCGCATTAACACCGACTATAGCTTTCAACGCTACGACGTGATGCTCCTGATCAACGGCATCCCCGCCGTCCAGATCGAACTCAAGACCCTGGGCATCAGCCCCCGCCGAGCCATGCAGCAGATCGTCGACTATAAAAAAGATCCCGGCAACGGCTATACAAAGACCCTGCTTTGCTTTGTCCAGCTCTTTATCGTCTCCAACCAGACCGAGACCTACTACTTTGCCAACAACAACGACCGCCATTTTGCCTTCGACGCCGATGAAAACTTTTTGCCCATCTATCAGCACGCTGCAGAAGACAACGCCAAGATCACCCACATCGACGACTTTGCCGAGTCCTTCCTGCCCAAGTGTACTCTCGGCACCACCATCAGCCGCTACATGGTCCTCGTCGCCTCTGAGCAGAAAATGCTCATGATGCGCCCCTACCAGATTTACGCCGTCAAGGCCATCGACCAGTGCATCCGCGAAAACCGCGGCAACGGCTACGTCTGGCACACCACCGGCTCGGGCAAGACCCTCACCTCCTTCAAGGCCTCCACGCTGCTCAAACTCAACCCCGACATCCAAAAATGCCTGTTCGTCGTCGACCGCAAAGACCTCGACCGCCAGACCCGTGAAGAATTCAATCGATTCCAGGAGGGCTGCGTCGAAGAGAATACCAACACTGCCGCGCTGGTCCGCCGCCTCGTCTCGGACGACTATGCCGACAAGGTCATCGTCACCACCATCCAGAAGCTCGGCCTCGCCCTCGACGAAACCAGCAAATACAACAAGTTCGACAAGAAAAACGGCAAGGCCACCTTTAAACAGCGTCTCGAACCGCTTAGCGACAAGCGCATGGTCTTTATCTTCGACGAGTGCCACCGCTCCCAGTTCGGCCAGACTCACCAGACCATCAGGAACTTTTTCCCCAAGTCCCAACTCTTCGGCTTTACCGGCACGCCTATTTTTGAAGACAACGCCACGACAAAGAAGATCGATGGCGATATCGCCACGCTCAGAACCACCAAAGACCTCTTCCCCAGCGAACTGCACGCCTACACCATCACCCACGCCATCGAAGATAAAAACGTCCTTCGCTTCCACGTGGATTACTTTAAAGTGGCGGGAGCATCCTGCTCCCGAGCTACGGATGGCCAGGAGCAGGAGGGTCTCACTGCATGGGAATACTTTAATCCATCCACCGAGATCGAAATCCGCACGGGTGGCGATCTCCCTCATTGGGAGCAGGACTCGGTTTGGTATTTCGTCACCTTCCGGCTCGCCGACTCTTTGCCCCAAGCTGTTGTGGTAGAGATCAAGGAACAGCGCGACTGCTGGAAACAAAGCCACGACCTCGCCCACCTCACCCGCGATCAAATCGCCGAGTATCACCGCCTCTTTTCTGACCGCTACGAAAACCTGCTGAATGCAGGCAATGGCTCATGCGTCCTACGCGATCCCGACATTGCCAAGATTGTGGATGACGCCTTTCATCATTTTGAGGGGCAACGGTACGACCTGGACGAATATGTGATCATGCCCAATCACGTTCACGTCCTGGTCAAACCTCTGGCTGAATACCGGCTGGTCGATATTCTTCATTCCTGGAAATCATTCACCGCCAACCAAATCAACCGGCATTTGGGAAAAACAGGGCAGATATGGCAACACGAGTCATACGACCATATCGTTCGGCACGAGCGCGCGATGGAAGCGATCCGTCGCTATATTCGCGAACACCCAGTTGCGGGAGCTTCCAGCTCCCAAATGAAATCCAAGCCCAAGCCCAGGACAAGGAAGCAGGATGCTCCCGCCACTGTAGCCAAACGCGCCGCCATCGACGCCATTCTCGACAAGCACGACGCCGCCACCGGCGAGCGCCGCTTCAACGCGCTCTTTGCCACCGCCTCAATCAACGACGCCATCGAGTACCACGAGCTTTTCAAGCAGGTTCAGGCCGAGCGCCAGGCCGGCGATTCCGGCTTTGTGCCGCTTAAGGTCGCCGCTGTCTTTTCCCCGCCCGCCGAGGGCAACAAGGATGTCCAGCAGCTCCAGGAGGACCTGCCCCAGGAACTCGAAGACAACCAGCAGGAACCGGACAGGAAAAAAGAAGCGCTCAAGGCCATCATCGCCGACTATAACGGCCGCTACGGCACGAATCACTCCATCGGCGAGTTCGACGCCTACTACCAGGACGTCCAGAAACGCATCAAGGACCAGAAATACCCCAACCGTGACCTCCCCCAAAAGGGCAAGGAGAAGATTGACATCGCTATTGTCGTCGACATGCTTTTGACCGGTTTCGACGCCAAATACCTCAACACCCTCTACGTCGATAAGAACCTCAAGCATCACGGCCTCATCCAGGCCTTTTCCCGCACCAACCGGGTGCTCAATGCCGCCAAGCCCTACGGCCACATCCTCGACTTTCGCGGCCAGCAGGAAAAAGTCGATGAAGCCATCACCCTGTTCTCCGGCGCACGAGCCGAACACGCGAAGGATATCTGGCTCGTGGACAAGGCCCCCGTGGTGATCGAACAACTCAAGGCCGCCAGGCAGGAACTGGACGACTTTCTCCAGTCTCAGGGCCTTGAGGCGCGCCCCGAAGCCGTGCCCAACCTCAGGGGCGACGAAGCCCGCGTCGCCTTTGTCAAGCAGTTCAAAGAGGTCCAGCGCTTCACGACCCAGCTCGACCAGTACACCGACCTCACCGACGATCAGCGCCGGGAGATCGAGCAGACGCTCCCCAGGGACGACGCCCGCGCCTTCCGCGGCGTCTACATCGAAACCGCCAAACGCCTCAAAGCCAAACAGGACAAGACCGGCGGCGACATGCCCCGGGGTGACGACCGCGTCCGCGAGCCCTCGGATGAATATGGCAGTGATGCGATTGATCAGCTCGATTTCGAGTTCGTCCTCTTTGCCTCGGCCGATATCGACTATGACTATATCATGAACCTCATCGCCCGCTTTAGCGGGCAGACGCCGGACCAGCAGGAAATGAGCCGCGAGCAGCTCATCCGCCTCATCCGCTCCGACGCCAAGTTCATGGATGAACTCGACGAGATCACCGAATACGTCCGCACGCTGGAAACCGGCCGGCCCCTCACCGAGGAAGAGGTTCGCAACGGCTACCAGCGCTTCAAGGACGAGCGCCATGCCGCCGAACTTGCCGCCATCGCCGACACGCACGGCCTGACGACCGACGCCCTGCAAACCTTTGTGGACGCCATCCTCGAGCGCATGATCTTTGACGGCGAGCAGCTCACCGATCTCATGGAACCCCTCGATCTAAGCTGGCGCGAACGCCGCGAGAAAGAACTGGCGCTAATGGACGACCTGGTGCCGCTGCTGAAGAAACGCGCGGGTGGGCGAATCATCTCCGGACTGAACGCATATGAACAATAAACGATAGAGAGGCGCCTACATGGAAAGCAATCAGATTCAAGCAATGACCCAAACATTCGAGGGCCATGCTCAACAGACGGATAATGGAGTGGAATACTGGCTGGCTCGAGACCTCCAAATCCTGTTGGGTTACACCGAATGGCGCAATTTCCTCAGAATTATTGGAAAAGCGGAGACGGCCTGTGAGGTTTCGGGGAATCCAGCCTCGGATCATTTTGTCGACGTCAACAAAATGATCAAGCTGGGCAAGGGAGGTCAGCGCGAGATTGAAGATGTGATGCTTACCCGCTATGCCTGCTACCTCATCGCCCAGAACGGCGACCCGCGAAAGCCGGAGATTGCCTTTGCTCAAACCTATTTCGCCCTCCAGACCCGCAAGGCTGAACTCATCGAGCAACGGCTGCTGGAAGCCGAGCGTGTTTCCGCCCGCAAGGAACTCACCGATACCGAGAAAGAACTCTCCAAGGTCATCTTTGAGCAAACCGGCGGCAACCAGACCTTCGCCCTTATCCGCAGCAAAGGCGATCATGCCCTTTTTGGCAAGAGCACTCAGACCATGAAAGCCCATTGGCGAGTGCCGAATAATCGGCCGCTGGCGGACTTTGCTCCGACGATTATTCTCAAGGCCAAAGACTTTGCCACCGAGATCACCATCCACAACGCCCGTGAACACAAGATGGCCAGCGAACCGCGGATATCCCGGGAGCACGTCACCAACAATCAGGCCGTCCGGGAAACCTTGCTCAGCCGGGGAATCCGCCCCGAAAGCTTATCCCCCGCCGAGGACGTTAAAAAGGTCGAGCGCCGCCTGACTTTAGAAGAGAAAAAGGCGTTGAAGAATCCAGACAGATTGGAAAACGAATGAAACATAAAAGCACACGCATCTTGACGCCGAAACTGCGGTTTCCGGAGTTTCGGGATGCGGGAAAGTGGAATAAGCAGAAGCTAGGTGACATCGTAGCGCTTGAATACGGCAGTCCACTTCCTGAGAAAGATAGGAAAGGCGGTCGTTTTCCTGTCATAGGTTCAAACGGGATTGTCGGCTACCATGATGAGGCCATAGTCGATGGGCCAGCCATCGTCGTTGGCCGTAAAGGTTCAGCAGGACAAGTCAACTGGATTGAATCCGACTGCTATCCAATCGACACTACGTTTTTCGTCAAAAATTACGATACTGAATCATGTCCGATTGCTTTTCTTTGGCGACTACTTGAACGAAGTAATTTGGAGAGACTTGGTGATGCAGGTGCTGTGCCGGGTCTGAATCGCAACGAAGTCTATTTGCTGAAAACATACATCCCATCCCCAGCCGAGCAACAGAAAATCGCCGAGTGTCTGAGTTCGCTGGACGGGTTGATCGCCACCGAGGGCCGGAAGCTCGAGGCGCTCAATGCCCACAAAAAAGGCCTGATGCAGCAACTCTTTCCCCAACCCGGCGAGACCATGCCCCGGCTGCGGTTTCCGGAGTTTCGGGATAGCGGGGAGTGGGAAAATAAGACACTGGAAGAAGTAGCTGATTATGAAAATGGAAAAGCTCATGAGCAGGATATAGACGAGCATGGAAAGTACATTGTTGTTAACTCAAAATTCATTTCAACAGAAGGCGAAGTAATAAAGTACAGTAATTCTATTAACTTATCTGCAAACAAAGACGATATTTTGATGGTTCTGAGTGATGTACCAAACGGACGGGCGATAGCAAGATGTTTCCTCGTAGATAAAGACGATACGTATACCGTAAATCAGCGTATATGTAAGATTACGGCACAGAGTGTCGTAAGTGTACTGCTTTTTTATATTCTAGATAGAAATACATATTTTCTTGCTTTCGATGATGGCGTTAAACAAACCAATTTAAAAAAAGAAGATGTACTTCAATGCCCAATAATGTTACCCAAGGATGAAGATGAACAACAACGCATCGCCGCCTGCCTCACCGCCCTCGACACCCGGATCAACGCGCAGGCGGAGAAGATCGACACCCTCAAGACCCACAAGCGCGGCCTGATGCAGCAGCTCTTCCCAGCGATGGGGGAGGTTGAGGCATGAGCAACTCTGGGAACGCCGACGTCCCCGTCGGCGCCACACCACCACAGGCCGACGAGAACGTCGGCGCTCTTAGGGATGACACACCCAGGGGGTGGTATTCACGCGGCTATCTCCCCCATTGTGACGCTCCGCGGTTGATCCAATCCATCACCTACCGCCTGGCCGATAGCCTTCCGCAAACAAAATTGGCCGAGTTACAGGAAGAACTTCCGCGTTTTCCTGAAAAGCAGCGGGAGGTTGAGCGTCGCAAACGCATCGAGGAGTGGCTTGATGCCGGATTGGGTTGCTGCGCGCTCGCGCATTCTGAGGTTGCGCAGTATGTCCGGAATTCTTTTCTCCATTTCCATGGCGTGCGCTACCACCTCCATGCCTGGTGTATCATGCCCAATCACGTCCATGTGCTGATCGAGCCTTTGGTGGGTCTCGCCGGCATCGTGCAAGGGTGGAAATCGTATACCGCGCGCTGGGTGTTGAAAAAGAACGAACAACTCGGTCTGAATATCCCCCGGCCCGATCAATTTTGGATGCGGGAGTATTGGGATCGCTACATTCGTGACGCCGGGCATTATCGAAGAGGCTGTCGCATACATTCATCAGAACCCCGTGAAAGCCGGGCTCTGTCAGACCGCCGAAGCATGGCCCTGGTCGAGCGCCTTTCCCGGGAACGCCGACGTCTCCGTCGGCGCTACATCACCACAGGCCGACGAGGACGTCGGCGCTCCCAGGAGTTTTCCATGAACGACCTGATCCTCTACACCAATGAAGACGGCAGAAACCATATCCAGCTGCGTGCGGATCAGAACACGGTCTGGCTGATACAGCGGGAAATGGCAGAGTTGTTCAATGTGAGCGTGGACAATATCGGCCTGCATCTCAAAAACATTTATCAGGACGGAGAGCTGACGCGGGAAACAACTGCCGAGGAATCCTCGGTCGTTCAAACTGAGGGCAGCCGGGAGGTGCGCCGTGCGCTCACGCTCTACAATCTGGACGCCATACTGGCCGTGGGCTACCGGGTGCGCTCGCCCCGGGGGGTGCAGTTCCGGCGCTGGGCTTCGACGGTCCTCAAGGAGTACCTGCTCAAGGGCTTCGCGATGGACGACGAGCGGCTGAAAAACCCGGATGGCCGCCCGGATTACTTTGATGAAATGCTGGAGCGCATCCGCGAGATTCGAGCTTCCGATCTGAAAGCTCTTGAAGCAAAGATCAAGTAACGAAAACAGTGAACAGGGACAGGAAAAAACCATGACTGAAAACAACCAGAAACAACTGGGCAAAATCCTCTGGAACATCGCCGACCACCTGCGCGGGGCGATGAACGCGGACGATTTCCGCGACTATATGCTCGCGTTTCTGTTCCTGCGCTATCTGTCGGACAACTACGAGCAGGCGGCGCGGAAGGAACTGGGGCGGGACTATCCCGACCCGGATGCGGTGGGCAACGGCGGCCGGACGCCGCTGTCGGTGTGGTACGATGACAACCCCGACGACGTGGACGCGTTCGAAAAACAGATGCGCCGCAAGGCCCACTATGTCATCAAGCCAAAGCATCTGTGGGCGAACATCGCCTGCATGGCCCGGACGCAAGACACGGAACTGCTGAACACGCTGCAGGAGGGTTTCAAGTACATCGAGAACGAATCGTTCGAAAGCACCTTCTCCGGGCTGTTCTCGGAGATCAACCTCGGCTCGGAGAAGCTGGGCAAGACCTACCAGACCCGCAACGATAAACTCTGCACGATCATCCAGAAGATCGCCGAGGGGCTGGCTGCGTTCTCGACCGATTCCGACACGCTGGGCGACGCCTACGAATACCTGATCGGCCAGTTCGCCGCCGGGTCGGGCAAGAAGGCGGGGGAGTTCTATACGCCCCAGCGCATCAGCGACATCCTGTCCGCCATCGTCACCCTCGACGGCCAGGACCCCGAGACCGGCCCCCGGAGCAAGCTGGCAAGCGTGCTGGACTTTGCCTGCGGGTCGGGGTCGCTGTTGCTGAACGTCCGCAACCGCGTGGTCAATGCCGGGGGCAGCGTCGGCATGATCTACGGCCAGGAGAAGAACATCACGACCTACAACCTTTGCCGCATGAACATGCTGCTGCACGGGGTGAAGGATTCGGAGTTCGAGATTTACCACGGCGATACGCTGACCAACGACTGGGACATGCTCCGTGAGCAAAACCCGGCGAAGAAGCCGACGTTCGACGCGGTCGTCGCCAATCCGCCGTTCAGCTACCGCTGGGACCCGAACGACGCCCTCGGCGAAGACATGCGGTTCAAGAACCACGGGCTGGCGCCGAAGAGCGCGGCCGACTTCGCCTTTCTGCTGCACGGGTTTCACTACCTCAAGGATGAGGGCGTGATGGCGATCATCCTGCCCCACGGCGTGCTGTTCCGTGGCGGCAAGGAGGCGGCGATCCGCAGGAAGCTGCTCAACGACGGGCACATCGACACGGTGATCGGCCTGCCGGCGAATCTGTTCTACTCGACGGGTATTCCGGTGTGCATTCTCGTGCTCAAGAAGTGCAAGAAGCCCGATGACGTGCTGATCATCAACGCCAGCGCTGAAGGCAACTTCGAGAAAGGCAAGCGGCAGAACTATCTGAACCCCGAGCACATCAAAAAGATCGTCGACACCTACCAGCACCGCAAGGAAGAGGAGCGGTACGCCCGGCGGGTCGAGATGGATGAGATCGAAGAGAACGACTACAACCTGAACATCTCGCGCTATGTCAGCACGGCCAAGCCGGAACCGGAAATCGACCTGAAAGCAACCCACGCCGACCTGGTCGACGCAGAGAAAAAGATCAAGGCGGCCAAGGACAAGCACAACGCGTTTCTCGAAGAACTGGGCCTGCCGCCATTGCCGTAAAGCTCCCGGCCGGCAAATCACAGCATAAAAAGCAATCTTGTTGCTTTTTGGGCCGCCACCTTGTGTGAACTTTTTTGTGCAGAAAGGGACGCTCTTGACACATTCAAAAATCAAGTTAAATTATTGAATAATTTAAGAGCGTCCTGTATTCCCACGTTAAATTGAGAGATTGCGTTGGTTCATTTCTTTGGAGCGTCCCCCGTCCTACGAAAATAAACCAATAAACGGGGAACCGTCTAACAAGATTGTTTCCCGGTGTCGATAACCAATTTATTGTCGGAGGCAAAGTACTGTACTTTGTTCCCCAGGGGTTTTGCTCCTTTGGCGGACCCATAGGAGGTACGGAAATCACCGCGATCGGCTTTTTCTTTGCATATTTTGACCCGTGTTTTCATCTGGATTACTCTATTTTAAAAGTTCAAAAATACCATGACCGCGCAAACAGCTGCAGACGTGGGCAGGTTAAAAAAGCGTGTCGGTTCAGCCGCACTGAGAAACCGTCCGGATAGCGCTGTCATCGCATATAAACACAAAAAGCGATTCTCCGAGCACAAAGCCGGCCGATTGCGCCGCCTGAATTTCCTGCCAGCTCCCCCCTGCTCTACGCGGTAAGACGCTGAAGAATTAACACGCAAAGAGCAGACCTGTTCGGCATGGCCGCCAGGTGCCGGATTAACGAAACGGAACGTAAAATACACCGTTGCCGGAAATCGCCGGCAGCGCCAAATCCATGCACAGGAAGGTCAGGAGCAAAAGAACAAGGAAAAGGCTAAAAAGAAGCAGGATGGCGAGCAGGGGGATTTGTTTTGAAGAGTAAAAAAATGTGTTGAAATGTTCTTTAAAAATTGTAAATTGTCCATCGAGATATGTTGACAACAAAAAAATTCCGGGTATATAATCAAAAAACCCTTGAAATGAGTTCAAACTGATAACTTTTTGCCTTGCATCTTTATCTAGTAATGCATAAAATTCAAATACTAATAAATTTGTGCCAGCGGTGATGTATCTGACACAGAGCTGATTGCGGGTGGTTCTTTTCTTTGAAATTGAATTCGGTTTTAGCGGGATTAATATAAAGACGTTTGCTCTGAATTTTATATTTTGTATAGTATGAAAAAGTTCGTGTTATTGAGAAATTGGTTAATCAGTGGTTATGCACTTTGAATATGGATGAAATATGAGACAGCCAAATGAATGCAAAAATATGGAAGACGTTTGGAACGAAATTGACAATATTGATTTGCAGATTATAAGATTGATTTCCAAAAGGGGTGAGTATGTTCACGCTGCGTCGAAATTTAAAAAGAGTCAAATTGAGGTAAGAGCCGAAAATCGTGTAAAATCAATGCTCAGAAAGAGACGCGATTGGGCTGAAAACGAACATATAGAACCCGATGTTGTTGAAAAGCTATTTTCTTCTTTGGTCGATTATTTTATCGCTAAAGAAATGAACTACTGGAAAGAGGATAACTGAAATGCCCACTATTTCAATGTTTTATGGTATTCTCATTCGGATGTTTTTCAAGGATATCGATAAGCATATTCTCCCGCATATTCATGCGGAATATCAAGGCAAAGTTGCTGTCTACTCTATTCCTGACGGCAACTTGCTCGCAGGCAATATACCTCTGCAAAAAGAGAAATTAGTTGCAGCTTGGATTGAAATTCACAAGGATGACTTGCTGGCAGATTGGGAACTTGCTGTTAATGGTAAAACTCCATTCAAAATCAAAGGATTGGACCAATGAGAATAGACAAAGTTAAAGCAAATCAAGATTATACGCTTACTATTGTTACTGAGGACGGAAGGACGGGACTTTTTGACGTCAGACCATATTTAGAACTGGAAGCCTTTACTGATTTGAAAAAGCAAGGTGCTTTTCACAAAATAGTAAATGGCAGGTATTTTATAGAGTGGGATTGTGGCGCTGATTTGTCAGCTGATACCATTGAAGCTCAATTAAAAAGCGCATAAGCAAATGCAGCCGATTTTAACCGCCGATTCTTTCAGGCACAATCCAGATTAATCTCAAGTTCGGTTCATTTGCGCAAGTTTGTCTGATGCGGTTAAAACGGCTGATTTAAGTGTTGGCAGGAGAGGAAAGCAATATGAGCCAAAACAAGAGACCGGATTGCGAGACGGGACGTCGTCATGGCTCGACACCCGCGAGTGCCGATGTGTGGGAGGCATTGCGTGCCTCGGAAAGCCACTATCGCAGACTCTTCGAGTCTGCCAAGGACGGTATTCTGATCCTCGACGCCGAGACCGGGATGATCACGGATGCCAATCCGTATCTATTGGAATTGCTGGGCTACTCGCGCGAAGATTTGGTCCAGAAGAAAGTCTGGGAGCTCGGTTTCCTCGCGGATGTTGTCGCCAACGAGGCTAACTTTTCCGAGCTACAGCAGAAGGAATTCATCCGGTACGATGATCTGGCGCTGGAGGGCCGCGATGGAAAGCGGCATGAGGTGGAGTTCATCAGCACTACCTATCTGGAACGCGGCCAGAAGGTCATGCAGTGCAACATCCGGGAAATTTCTGAACGAAAAAAGGCAGAAAGAGTGGAGCGGGAATCCGCATTGATGATCCAACGGATTATCAATGCAATACCCGCTCGTGTCTTCTGGAAGGACAAGGATCTTGTCATTTTGGGCTGCAATGCGGCATTCGCCCATGATGCGGGTTTCGCCAAGCCCAAGGATATCATTGGCAAAGACGACTTTCAGATGGGATGGCGCGAGCAAGCGGAAAAGTATCGCGACGATGATAGAGCCGTCATCGAAAGTGGTTGCGCCAAGCTGCTCGTCGAGGAAACCCGGACGACCCCGGCGGGGGACACCATCAAGCTGTTGACAAACAAATTGCCGCTGCTCAATGAGGACGGTGAGATCGTTGGTGTGATCGGAACGTATATGGACATCACTGCCCTCAAGCAGTCCCAGGAATCGCGCGACCTGTTGGCGATTGCGGTGGAGCAGGCGGCGGAGGCGATCATCATCACGGATCAGACGGGCAGCATTCTCTATGTGAATCCGGTTTTCGAGACGATTACCGGCTATACCCGCGAAGATGCCATGGGCCGCAACCCGCGCATTCTCAAGAGCGGCAAGCACGACGAAAAGTTCTACCGCTGGATGTGGGCGGAACTGACTGCCGGGCGCGTGTTTCGATGCCGCATGATCAACAAGCGAAAGGACGGCACCCTCTACAAGGAAGAGTCCACGACCTCGCCCGTGTACGATGCGACGGGCAAGACCACCCATTATGTCGCCGTGAAACGCGATCTCTCGCACGAAACACATCTTGAAGAACAACTCCATCAAGCCCAGAAGATGGAGTCGGTGGGCCGATTGGCGGGGGGCGTGGCGCATGACTTTAACAATTTGCTCATGGGCATCATGGGATACACCGAGATGTGCAAGGAGGAAATTGAGCCGAGCCATGCGATCAGGGGGTGGCTCGACGAAATAACCTTGTGCTCCGAGAGGTCGGCTGAAATCACCCGGCAACTTTTAGCCTTTGCCCGGAAACAGGCTATTGAGCCCAAGATCGTGGACCTCAATGATTCCGTGGAGAGCATGCTCAAGCTGTTGCGGCGGCTCATCGGTGAGGACATCAATTTGGCCTGGCGGCCCGGCAAGAGCACGGGTTCGGTACTGATCGATCCGGCGCAGATTGACCAGATCCTTGCCAACCTGTGCGTCAATGCTCGTGACGCCATTTCCGGCGTCGGTGAGATCGTCATCGAGACCGAAAAGGCTCACATTGATGCAGACTATTGCGCAAGCCATCCGGATGCCATTCCCGGAAAGTATGTCTATCTCTCGGTCAGCGACGATGGCAGCGGAATGAAAGAGGAGGATCTGGCGCAGGTGTTCGAGCCGTTTTTCACGACGAAGGGGGTCGGCAAGGGAACGGGGCTGGGATTGTCCACCGTCTATGGTATCGCCAAGCAGAACTTTGGATCCGTAGACGCATCCAGCGAATTAGGCAAGGGCTCGACATTCAGGGTCTATTTGCAAGAGGTTGAGGCAGAGGTCGTGAAAACAACCGTTACCAGCAAGGCGGAAGCGCCCAGAGGTCGAGGGGAGACCATTCTTTTGGTGGAGGACGAGAAAGCACTGCGCGTAACCTGTGGCCTGTTCCTGGAATCCCTCGGGTATCACGTCGTGGTCGCGGAGACACCGGGCGAAGCCTTGAAACTGACAGCCCAGCATTCGGGGGCCATTCATCTGTTGTTGACCGACGTGGTCATGCCCGGAATGGATGGACGCCAACTGGCGAAAAGAATCACTGTGGCCAAGCCAGGCGTCGAGGTGCTGTTCATGTCCGGTTACACATCTGATGTGATAA
This genomic window from candidate division KSB1 bacterium contains:
- a CDS encoding PAS domain S-box protein encodes the protein MSQNKRPDCETGRRHGSTPASADVWEALRASESHYRRLFESAKDGILILDAETGMITDANPYLLELLGYSREDLVQKKVWELGFLADVVANEANFSELQQKEFIRYDDLALEGRDGKRHEVEFISTTYLERGQKVMQCNIREISERKKAERVERESALMIQRIINAIPARVFWKDKDLVILGCNAAFAHDAGFAKPKDIIGKDDFQMGWREQAEKYRDDDRAVIESGCAKLLVEETRTTPAGDTIKLLTNKLPLLNEDGEIVGVIGTYMDITALKQSQESRDLLAIAVEQAAEAIIITDQTGSILYVNPVFETITGYTREDAMGRNPRILKSGKHDEKFYRWMWAELTAGRVFRCRMINKRKDGTLYKEESTTSPVYDATGKTTHYVAVKRDLSHETHLEEQLHQAQKMESVGRLAGGVAHDFNNLLMGIMGYTEMCKEEIEPSHAIRGWLDEITLCSERSAEITRQLLAFARKQAIEPKIVDLNDSVESMLKLLRRLIGEDINLAWRPGKSTGSVLIDPAQIDQILANLCVNARDAISGVGEIVIETEKAHIDADYCASHPDAIPGKYVYLSVSDDGSGMKEEDLAQVFEPFFTTKGVGKGTGLGLSTVYGIAKQNFGSVDASSELGKGSTFRVYLQEVEAEVVKTTVTSKAEAPRGRGETILLVEDEKALRVTCGLFLESLGYHVVVAETPGEALKLTAQHSGAIHLLLTDVVMPGMDGRQLAKRITVAKPGVEVLFMSGYTSDVISRRGVIDKGLHFMSKPFTRDDLARKVRELLDASSVQTT